In Streptomyces sp. NBC_00569, a single genomic region encodes these proteins:
- a CDS encoding FadR/GntR family transcriptional regulator, which translates to MTTQGRGLHAHVLENLGPAITAGEYPPGSVLRTDELAQRYEVSRSVMREAVRVLESMHLVESRRRVGVTVRPTEEWNVYDPQVIRWRLAGADRPRQLRSLTVLRSAVEPVAAGLAATHATAEQCAALTECALGMVATSRGQQLEAYLVHDIEFHRVVLNASGNEMFARLGDVVAEVLAGRTHHQVMFEDPDPAAVSLHVQVAEAVREGDAARAEALTREIAVGALEELDILAP; encoded by the coding sequence ATGACCACACAGGGCCGGGGGCTGCACGCCCACGTACTGGAGAACCTCGGCCCCGCCATCACCGCCGGGGAGTACCCACCGGGCAGCGTGCTGCGCACGGACGAACTGGCCCAGCGGTACGAGGTGTCACGTTCGGTCATGCGGGAGGCCGTACGGGTGCTCGAGTCGATGCACCTCGTGGAGTCCCGGCGCCGGGTCGGCGTGACCGTGCGGCCCACCGAGGAGTGGAACGTCTACGACCCGCAGGTCATCCGCTGGCGGCTGGCCGGCGCGGACCGGCCGCGGCAGTTGCGCTCCCTCACGGTGCTGCGTTCGGCGGTCGAGCCGGTCGCGGCCGGCCTCGCCGCGACGCACGCCACGGCCGAGCAGTGCGCGGCGCTCACCGAGTGCGCGCTCGGCATGGTCGCCACGTCACGCGGCCAGCAACTGGAGGCGTACCTCGTCCACGACATCGAGTTCCACCGGGTCGTCCTGAACGCGTCGGGCAACGAGATGTTCGCCCGGCTCGGTGACGTGGTCGCGGAGGTCCTCGCGGGCCGTACGCACCACCAGGTGATGTTCGAGGACCCGGACCCGGCGGCCGTGTCACTCCATGTGCAGGTCGCCGAGGCCGTCCGCGAGGGGGACGCGGCCCGCGCGGAGGCACTCACGCGCGAGATCGCGGTGGGCGCGCTCGAGGAACTGGACATCCTCGCGCCCTGA
- a CDS encoding YchJ family protein, producing MSRPAPTCPCGLPSAYDTCCGRYHSGRANAPTAEALMRSRYCAFTVKDAAYLLRTWHPATRPPAVTFEPGMKWTGLEILGTTEGSAFHSTGTVTFRARYTDGGRPGSLHERSRFIRLDGAWVYVDGDFIE from the coding sequence ATGTCACGCCCCGCCCCCACCTGCCCCTGCGGGCTCCCCTCCGCGTACGACACCTGCTGCGGCCGGTATCACTCCGGACGGGCGAACGCGCCGACCGCGGAGGCCCTGATGCGGTCCCGCTACTGCGCCTTCACCGTCAAGGACGCCGCGTATCTGCTGCGGACCTGGCACCCGGCCACCCGGCCCCCGGCCGTCACCTTCGAGCCGGGCATGAAGTGGACCGGTCTGGAGATCCTGGGGACGACCGAGGGTTCGGCGTTCCACAGCACCGGCACGGTGACGTTCCGGGCCCGCTACACCGACGGCGGGCGGCCCGGTTCGCTGCACGAGCGCAGCAGGTTCATACGGCTCGACGGCGCATGGGTGTACGTCGACGGCGACTTCATCGAATAG